One Bombus affinis isolate iyBomAffi1 unplaced genomic scaffold, iyBomAffi1.2 ctg00000678.1, whole genome shotgun sequence DNA window includes the following coding sequences:
- the LOC126928205 gene encoding uncharacterized protein LOC126928205 encodes MPWVTACLDLLAAPILGYCLAVRKLALQAGFFQEETNKSIVTQAVNAINTSTIQKETAPCADTMAPSVEEQRQEPKDKITIRMSGIMKSPRKFSGVVIAMCGLPGRGKSQVAQCLSRRLNWNGDSTKGICMARSR; translated from the exons ATGCCCTGGGTTACTGCCTGTCTCGACCTGTTGGCGGCACCGATTCTGGGTTACTGTCTGGCCGTGAGGAAACTTGCACTGCAAGCCGGCTTTTTCcaagaagaaacgaacaaatcgatcgtaacacaagcggtgaacgctatcaatacgtcgactatacaaaaggagactgcgccgtgcgctgatacgatggcaccaagcgtcgaagaacagcgccaag AACCCAAGGATAAAATCACAATAAGGATGTCGGGGATAATGAAGTCTCCCCGAAAATTCTCAGGGgttgtaatcgcgatgtgcggttTACCAGGTCGTGGAAAAAGCCAAGTGGCACAATGCCTTTCGCGCAGGCTCAACTGGAACGGCGATTCCACTAAAG GAATTTGCATGGCGCGATCAAGATAA